The Nocardioides ochotonae genome segment CCGACCCGAGCACCCCCGACGAGGTCGAGATCGACCCCGCCCGCGTGCAGGAGCGCCTGGCCGGCGTCGCCGACCTCGGCCGCGACTGGGACGTCCTGCACACCACCCTCTACCGGGTGCACCAGCGGGTGGCCGACACCTTCCGCAAGGACCGGCTGATCCTGATGGGCGACGCCGCCCACATCAACAACCCGCTCGGCGGCATGGGCATGAACAGCGGCGTCCACGACGCGATGCTCGAGGCGCTCGCGCTGATCGGCGTGCTCGACGGGTCGGCGTCCCTCGACGAGCTCGACGAGGTCTGCGAGGCGCGCCGCCAGGTGGCGCTGTCCTACGTCAAGACCATCACCCACGACAACTGGGAGAAGCTGCGCCAGGACGACCCGGCGGCGCAGAAGGCCTACCACGACGAGCTGCGCACGCTGGCCTCCGACAAGGAGAAGATGCGCAAGCACCTGCTCAACACCTCGATGATCAACTCGCTGCGCAGCGGCCAGGTCGTCGACATGGTCGGCGTGGGCGGTACGCAGGCGTGAGGATCGAACGCGAGAACCCGGCGCGCACCGACGAGCTCGTCGGTGCCGTCGAGTCCTCCGACGCGGTGGCGGTCGACGAGGTCGTCGCCCGCGCCCGCGCCGCCCAGGCGCAGTGGGTGGCGGTGCCGGTGGACAAGCGCGCGGCCCTGCTGCGCGAGGCGTCGGCCCGGGTGCGCGAGCACCTCGAGGAGATCGCGACCCTGACCGCGCGCGAGACCGGCAAGGTGCTCGCCGACTCGCGCGGTGAGGCCGGGTTCGCCGCGACCGTGCTCGGCTTCTACGCCGACCGCGGCGAGGCGCTGCTGACGCCCGGCGGGTACGACGACGTGCGCGGCCGGATGAGCGTGCGGCACCGCCCGTACGGCGTCGTCGCCGCGATCACGCCGTGGAACGCGCCGCTGATCCTCACCACGCTCAAGCTCGCCCCGGCCCTGGTCAGCGGCAACGCGGTGGTCGTGAAGCCGTCGCCGTTCGCGCCGTTCGGCATCGGCCGCCTGCTCGAGCTGGTCGGCCGCGACCTGCCCGCCGGCCTGGTCCAGGTCGTGCACGGGGGAGCGGAGACGGCGACCGCGCTGGTCTCGCACCCGGGCGTCGACCGGGTGGCGTTCACCGGCGGCGAGTCGGCCGGGCGGGCGATCGCCTCGCTGGCCGGTCGGGCGCTCACCCCGAGCGTGCTCGAGCTCGGCGGCAACGACGCCGCGCTGCTGCTCGACGACGCCGCCCTCGACGACGCCGCGCTGGAGCGCCTGGTGATGGCCGCCTTCGCGACCAGCGGCCAGGTCTGCATGGCGATCAAGCGCCTATACGTCCACCGCAGCCGGCTCGACGAGGTCGTCGCCGGGCTGGAGTCCGCGGCCGCGCGGGTGCTGCGTACCGGCGACCCGCTGCACGACGGCGTCAGCATGGGCCCGGTCGTCAGCGGCGACTCGGCCGCGCGCGTGACCGGGCTGGTCGAGGAGGCCCGGGCCGCCGGCGCCGAGGTCCGCGAGCTCGGCACCGTCGACCCCGCGACCGACCTCTCCCGTGGCTACTTCGTGCGACCCACCCTGGTGCTCGGGGCCGGGGACGCCTCGCGGATCGTGGCCGAGGAGCAGTTCGGCCCGACCCTGCCGGTGCTCGCCTTCGACGAGGTCGACGAGGCGGTCGCCCGCGCCAACGCCGGCGACCTGGGCCTCGGCGGCTCCGTCTGGTCGGCCGATGAGGACCGCGCGTTCGCGGTCGCGGCGCGCCTGGACGCCGGCTTCGCCTTCGTCAACACCCACAACCGCACCGGCATGGCGCTGCACGCGCCGTTCGGCGGCGTGAAGCGCTCCGGCTGGGGCCGGGAGTACGGCGACGACGGGCTGTGGGAGTACGTCCAGCCCTGCGTCGTGCACGCCCCCGCGGCCTTCCGCGCCGGGGGCGCCGGCCTCGCGGCCAACGCCTATCCCGGGTCGTGAGAGATCGGGACCAAGGTCCCGAGCCGGGCCGCTCGATATAATATATAGTTCAGGCATCACCGCCCGAGATCCCGAAGGACACCCATGAGCCAGAACCTCAAGTACGTCCAGGACTTCCTGGACGACGCCCCGGTCACGGACGTCTCCGCCGTCTTCGCGGAGTGGACCGACATCATCGAGGGACTCAAGACCAAGGCGATGGCGCACTTCGACCTGTTGCGCGACCCCTCCACGGAGGAGCTCGAGGCGTTCTCCTCCGACGTCGAGGGCGGCCCCTCGGGCAGCGTCCGCGGCTACACCGGCCCCGACGTGGACTGGATGATCCACTCCCACATGCAGAACAAGGGCCTGGGCTTCGTCAACGTCCACCTGACCATCTGGCTCGGTCCGCACATCGACGTGCCGCACTTCGGCATGGCCCTCGGCGCGTTCCCGCAGGCCTGGATGTTCCTGGACTCGGTGCCGCGCAAGGTCGTCTCGACCGACGTCGACTACTTCCGCAAGTACTACGAGCCGTTCAACCAGGAGTGGCTGACGCTGCACAAGGAGACCCCGGGCATCGAGGAGTTCGTCTCGCGCGACGCCTTCGTCCGGGCCACCTACTCCCCGACGGCGTGGTCGTTCATGGCGCCGGGCTCGCAGGAGATCTTCGACCTGGCCCGCAAGACCGCCAACGCCCACATGGACCGCTGGCTGCAGTGGGTCGACGAGGCCACCGCGGTGCCGGTCGAGAAGCGCGCCGAGCTGGCTGCCAACGACCTCGCGACCCGCCGGAACATCGCCGAGCTGGACCCGGCCAACGTGGTCGCGGTCCGCTACTTCGGCGAGGAGCGCACCGCTCAGCTGGTCCGCGCCCTGTGGGGCGGCGACCGGGCCCTGCCCCGCCCGCTCGAGGCCTGACGACGACGCGATGAGCTCTCCTGTCCTGGTCCGGGCGGTCCGCGAGGCGGTGCGCGTCCCCGGCGCGCCCGCCCCGTACGACACCGCCCACGTGACCATCCGGCACCCGGCCCGGCCGGCGTCGACGGAGGTCGAGCGGATGAGCGGCATGCTCCCCGCCGACGCCTCCGGCGCGCCGTACCCCGTGGTCGTCGTGGTGCCGGGCGTGAACGTCTCCTCCGAGGGCTACCGCTGGCTGGCGATCGCCCTGGTCGAGGCGGGCTACGTGTGCGTCACCTACGACTGGGTGGGGGAGCTCTTCGCGGGCCAGAACGGCCTGACTCCCGGGGTCGACCTGACCGCGGTCGGGCCCGAGACCTACGGCACCAAGCCGACCACGCCCGCGCTGGCCGCGGTGCTGGACCGGCTCGCCGAGCTGAGCTGTGCCGACGGCGGCGACGGCGGCCCGCTGCGCGGGCTGCTCGACCTGGGCCGCGTCGCCCTGGTCGGCCACTCCGCCGGCGGCACCGTCGCGCTGCAGTCGGCGAGCCCGGAGTGGTTCCCCGGCGTCCGCGCGGTGGTCACCTACGCCTCGCACACGATGGCCTCCCAGCAGCTCGGCCACCCGGCCGGCACGCTGCTGACCGCGCCGGTCGCCGTACCCGTCCTGCTGGTCGGCGGCAGCGCCGACGGCGTGGTCGCGGCGAGCGCGGTGCGCTACGGGGAGGAGGCCGGCGCTCCCGGCCACGACCCGCTCGAGCGCACCTGGCGCGAGGCGCTGCCGTCCGCGGCCGAGGCCTGGCTCGCGGTGCTCTCCGGCGCCGGGCACATGCTGCCCGCCACCCCCGACGACCCGTCGTCGGCACGAGGGTTCCTCGAGGAGCCGCTCGACGCCGACCAGGACGAGTTGCGCGAGGCCTTCGTGCGACTCGTCACCGACTTTCTTGCCGCGAAGCTCCGCGACGACCCGGCCGCCACGGCCACACTGCAGCACCACCTGGACCAGCCCAACCCCGCCTTCGCCGATATCCGGCGACGCTAGGAGGATCACGATGTTCAAGAACTTCTGGTACGCCGTCGAATTCGCCACCGACGTTGTCCCCGGCAAGCCCAAGAGGGTCAAGGTGCTGGGTCAGCAGCTGGTCCTCTACCGCAAGAACAGCGACAACTCCGTCGTTGCGATGTCGGACCTGTGCGTGCACCGCGGTGCCGCGCTCTCCGACGGTGAGGTCAAGGGCGACTGCATCATGTGCCCCTACCACGGCTGGGAGTACAACCCCGCCGGTGAGGTCACCAAGATCCCCGCGCACCCCGACAAGGGCATCCCGCGCAAGGCCCGCATCGACTCCTACCCCGTGCAGGAGAAGTACATGATGGTGTGGGTCTACATGGGCGACCTGCCCGAGGAGGAGCGCCCGCCGATCCCGGACTGGTCCGCGGTCGACGACACCGACACCTACGCCGCCGTCACCGGCAGCTTCCTGTGGAAGTCCAACTACGAGCGCATCCTCGAGAACGGCGTCGACGTCGCGCACACGCCGTTCGTGCACGGTGGCGTCTTCGGCAACCCCGAGAAGCCCGAGGTCCCCGAGTTCGAGATCGAGGAGAGCCCCTGGCACTGCAAGGTGTCGGTCAAGCTCAACCCGCCGAAGTCGAAGGGCCTGTGGGGCCTCATCAACCCCAACAAGCAGGACCTGGCGAACCGCCCGCAGGTCCCGGTCTCCACCACGTGGTGGCTGCCGAACATGATCCTGCTCGAGGTCGACACCCCGATGGGTGCGATGAAGATCTTCGACGTCAACATCCCGATCGACGAAGAGACCACGCTGGTCAAGTTCATCGCTCTGCGCACCTTCTTCAAGGGCAAGTGGGCCGACCGCGACGCCAAGCGCCGCGTCTTCAAGGTGCTCTACGAGGACCAGGCCATCGTCGACGCAGTCCGTCCCGAGCTGCTCCCGTTCGACCTCTCCGACGAGCTGCACGTCAAGAGCGACTACAACGCGGTGCTCTACCGCCGCCGTCGTCAGCAGCTCATCGACATGGGCTGGTCGGTCGAGGGCAACACGATCGTCGGCGAGGGCCCGGCCCGCGTCGAGGCCCGGGTGATCCCCTCCCCGATCCGCAAGGAGGTGCCGGAGCTCGCCAGCGCGTGGAACTTCAAGGAGGTCCGCAGCCGCGAGATCAAGGCCGGCATCCAGGAGAAGGAGGCAGCCGCGAAGGACGTCGCCGCTGCCCGCAAGCCCAAGGGCGCCGTCAACGGGGCGGCCGCCACGACCAAGAACGAGGACGTCAAGGCATGAGCCTGCCCGAGGAACTCTGCATCGGCACGCTGAACGAGATCGTCAAGCGTGGCAACCTGACCGAGATCACCGGGGCCGACGGCGGCCCCTTCCAGGTGCTCGGCTCCGTGATGGGCCCCGACCCGGTCGGCTCGGTCCGGATCTTCTCCGGCGACACGATCGCCAAGGTCGTCTACGTCGGCATCGTGGTCCCGCAGATCCAGATGGACAGCCACATGGTGTTCGCGTTCATGCCCGACGACTCGCCGGTGCCGCACTACACCCTGGACTCGGTCCACGCCGGTGGGCACTACGCCTTCCACATCGACCTGATCCAGCGCGCCGACGCCGGCACCCACATGGTCTACAACGACTGGGCGCACACCCCGCTCACCGAGGCCTACGAGCAGGTCAACGCGATGGAGGGGCTGTCCAAGGCCGCTCTCGAGCCGCGCCAGCTCACCGTGATGTCGTCGTGGATGCTGGCCAGCCGTGCCAGCGAGGAGGCCTTCGGCAACCTCAACGCGCCGGTCAACGCCTACCTCGACCACTGGTTCTCCCTCGTCGAGGGTGAGGTGCCGGCCGAGGTCACCGCCGACCTGGCCGACACCGACCTGGCGGCTCGCGACGCGAAGAACCGGGCGCTGCTCTTCAGCCCCGAGGTCGACAAGGTGTGGGCGCAGATCTCGCGCCTGCTCACCGAGCCGGTCGCGGAGAGCATCCGCCTGCAGCTGGTCGACAACGAGCTCCCTGCATGAGCGAGGCCCAGGCCAGCGAGTGGCAGAAGCGCATCGCGGGGGAGTGGCACGGTCGTCCGTCGCTGTTCGACGCCGAGGGCAACCACGTCGGCTTCGAGCGGATCGCTCGGGCCAGCGTGGTCGAGAACGGTGAGACCAGCTACTGGATGAAGAGCCAGCTCGAGGGCAGCGGACCGCTGCGCAACCGCCTCGAGGTCGGCGCGACGTTCAACTTCGGGATCGTCGACTCCGACGAGAACCGGGTGTACGTCGGGCCGGACTTCTTCGGCACCGGTCAGCCCTACGGCACCCTCGTCGACGCGAACTACTACTCGCCGGCCTGGCAGGCCGACATGCACACCTGGAACCAGGTGCTGCCTGACGGTGACACGCAGGTCTACTCCTCGATCCTCTACGACGGCTGGTCCGTGGTGGCGCTGTTCAACGGCGTCTACACGCGCACCTTCGACCACGAGACGAACCCCGAGACGCAGGCCTACGTCGAGGACTGGATCGCCGCCGAGACCCGGCGCGGTCCGGTCCCGCAGGTGCTGCCGACCAAGGAGGCCGGGACCTACTCCGGCGTCCTCGCGGTGGTCGGTGAGGACCAGAAGCCGGTGGGC includes the following:
- a CDS encoding aldehyde dehydrogenase family protein — encoded protein: MRIERENPARTDELVGAVESSDAVAVDEVVARARAAQAQWVAVPVDKRAALLREASARVREHLEEIATLTARETGKVLADSRGEAGFAATVLGFYADRGEALLTPGGYDDVRGRMSVRHRPYGVVAAITPWNAPLILTTLKLAPALVSGNAVVVKPSPFAPFGIGRLLELVGRDLPAGLVQVVHGGAETATALVSHPGVDRVAFTGGESAGRAIASLAGRALTPSVLELGGNDAALLLDDAALDDAALERLVMAAFATSGQVCMAIKRLYVHRSRLDEVVAGLESAAARVLRTGDPLHDGVSMGPVVSGDSAARVTGLVEEARAAGAEVRELGTVDPATDLSRGYFVRPTLVLGAGDASRIVAEEQFGPTLPVLAFDEVDEAVARANAGDLGLGGSVWSADEDRAFAVAARLDAGFAFVNTHNRTGMALHAPFGGVKRSGWGREYGDDGLWEYVQPCVVHAPAAFRAGGAGLAANAYPGS
- a CDS encoding oxidoreductase, whose amino-acid sequence is MSQNLKYVQDFLDDAPVTDVSAVFAEWTDIIEGLKTKAMAHFDLLRDPSTEELEAFSSDVEGGPSGSVRGYTGPDVDWMIHSHMQNKGLGFVNVHLTIWLGPHIDVPHFGMALGAFPQAWMFLDSVPRKVVSTDVDYFRKYYEPFNQEWLTLHKETPGIEEFVSRDAFVRATYSPTAWSFMAPGSQEIFDLARKTANAHMDRWLQWVDEATAVPVEKRAELAANDLATRRNIAELDPANVVAVRYFGEERTAQLVRALWGGDRALPRPLEA
- a CDS encoding alpha/beta hydrolase family protein, coding for MSSPVLVRAVREAVRVPGAPAPYDTAHVTIRHPARPASTEVERMSGMLPADASGAPYPVVVVVPGVNVSSEGYRWLAIALVEAGYVCVTYDWVGELFAGQNGLTPGVDLTAVGPETYGTKPTTPALAAVLDRLAELSCADGGDGGPLRGLLDLGRVALVGHSAGGTVALQSASPEWFPGVRAVVTYASHTMASQQLGHPAGTLLTAPVAVPVLLVGGSADGVVAASAVRYGEEAGAPGHDPLERTWREALPSAAEAWLAVLSGAGHMLPATPDDPSSARGFLEEPLDADQDELREAFVRLVTDFLAAKLRDDPAATATLQHHLDQPNPAFADIRRR
- a CDS encoding aromatic ring-hydroxylating dioxygenase subunit alpha; this encodes MFKNFWYAVEFATDVVPGKPKRVKVLGQQLVLYRKNSDNSVVAMSDLCVHRGAALSDGEVKGDCIMCPYHGWEYNPAGEVTKIPAHPDKGIPRKARIDSYPVQEKYMMVWVYMGDLPEEERPPIPDWSAVDDTDTYAAVTGSFLWKSNYERILENGVDVAHTPFVHGGVFGNPEKPEVPEFEIEESPWHCKVSVKLNPPKSKGLWGLINPNKQDLANRPQVPVSTTWWLPNMILLEVDTPMGAMKIFDVNIPIDEETTLVKFIALRTFFKGKWADRDAKRRVFKVLYEDQAIVDAVRPELLPFDLSDELHVKSDYNAVLYRRRRQQLIDMGWSVEGNTIVGEGPARVEARVIPSPIRKEVPELASAWNFKEVRSREIKAGIQEKEAAAKDVAAARKPKGAVNGAAATTKNEDVKA